In one window of Opitutus sp. GAS368 DNA:
- a CDS encoding insulinase family protein, protein MLLSRPARFRLAFTALLLAPLLALAADFPHETSDLPADPGVIWGKLDNGLRYALQHNPEPRGRVSVRLAVRVGSIYENDNQRGLAHFLEHMAFNGSRHFPSANVVEFFQQLGMEFGGDTNASTGFDRTVYQLELPDTKPETLRQSLTFFADVAGGLLLETKEIEKERGIILSEKRARDSVGLRTFQAELEFLVPETRFPQRLPIGIDKVIQSADHNRFVEFYNAWYRPERMVLILAGDFDPAAVEPLIRELFAPLAARAPALPEPRLGSVAPSDDVVALLHTENEAGSTNVALETVVPYAFEPDTAANRLKDLPRTLALSMLNRRLSILSKKEGAPFLSGLVGVTEQFDFFRNASIELNCRPDQWSATLAVAEQELRRALDHGFQPEELAEAVAEMQNNLEQAVQTAPTRRSPGLADKLADDLIDRNVTTHPKADLALYAPALAAMTPEACAAALKATWNEAAGRRIFVSGNLELAKAPQNISAAYAASRRTIVTPPARTASAAFAYTDFGKPGKVGDTKAVDDLGATLVEFKNGVRLNLKPTDFEAGRIRVSVRIGGGMLTLPPGQRGLALLANVAFTTGGLGKHSVDDLQRLLAGKTVGLGFGAQTDAFTFTGTTNRDDLLLQLQLFCAYLTDPGYRPESLRQVHKAADQIYTRLAHTPDGPLELEVANLLAGGDPRFGLPPKEVLLARTLDELKAWLTPQFAKGPIEIAIVGDFDPAATLTAVAQTFGALAKRQKKPGYDDARQVAKLAAPVAKAYTVESEIPKALVRLYWPATDNRDVKLARRLRLLADVFADRLRVKIREEMGSTYSPGTATDLSETYPGYGYLIAEATVAPDDTRRIADAIKAVAAALHDGGVTNEELVRAKQPVLTALRESARTNGYWLGTVLAAAQEFPEHLEWSRSRYSDNESVTVEELSALAKEYLDPARASEFIVTPVPPKPVGP, encoded by the coding sequence ATGCTCCTCTCCCGCCCCGCCCGCTTCCGCCTCGCCTTCACCGCCCTGCTGCTCGCGCCCCTGCTGGCCTTGGCCGCCGACTTCCCGCACGAGACCAGTGACCTGCCCGCCGATCCGGGCGTCATCTGGGGCAAGCTCGACAACGGCCTGCGCTACGCCCTCCAGCACAACCCCGAGCCCCGCGGCCGGGTCAGCGTCCGCCTCGCCGTGCGGGTCGGCTCGATCTACGAGAACGACAACCAGCGCGGCCTCGCCCATTTCCTCGAGCACATGGCCTTCAACGGCAGCCGGCACTTCCCGTCGGCCAACGTCGTCGAGTTCTTCCAGCAGCTGGGCATGGAGTTCGGCGGCGACACCAACGCCTCCACCGGCTTCGACCGCACTGTCTACCAGCTGGAGCTGCCCGACACCAAGCCGGAAACCCTGCGCCAGTCGCTCACCTTCTTCGCCGACGTCGCCGGGGGCCTGCTGCTGGAGACGAAGGAAATCGAGAAGGAACGCGGCATCATCCTGAGCGAAAAGCGCGCCCGCGACTCCGTCGGCCTCCGCACCTTCCAGGCCGAGCTGGAGTTTCTCGTCCCCGAGACCCGGTTCCCGCAGCGCCTGCCCATCGGTATCGACAAGGTCATCCAATCCGCCGACCACAACCGGTTCGTCGAGTTCTACAACGCCTGGTATCGCCCCGAGCGGATGGTGCTGATTCTCGCCGGCGACTTCGACCCCGCGGCCGTCGAGCCGTTGATCAGGGAACTCTTTGCCCCGCTCGCCGCCCGCGCCCCCGCGCTGCCGGAGCCACGCCTCGGCTCGGTCGCGCCGTCCGACGATGTCGTCGCCCTGCTGCACACCGAGAATGAGGCCGGCAGCACCAATGTCGCCCTCGAGACGGTCGTGCCCTACGCCTTCGAGCCCGACACCGCCGCCAACCGCCTCAAGGACCTGCCGCGCACGCTCGCGCTCAGCATGCTCAACCGCCGGCTCTCCATCCTCTCCAAGAAGGAAGGGGCGCCCTTCCTCAGCGGACTGGTCGGCGTGACCGAGCAGTTCGACTTCTTCCGCAACGCCTCCATCGAGCTCAACTGCCGCCCCGACCAGTGGTCGGCTACGCTCGCCGTCGCCGAGCAGGAGCTGCGCCGCGCCCTCGACCACGGCTTCCAGCCGGAGGAGCTCGCCGAGGCGGTCGCCGAGATGCAGAACAACCTGGAGCAGGCCGTCCAGACCGCGCCGACCCGTCGCTCCCCCGGCCTTGCCGACAAGCTGGCCGACGACCTGATCGACCGCAACGTCACCACGCACCCCAAGGCCGACCTCGCGCTCTACGCTCCCGCGCTGGCGGCCATGACGCCCGAGGCGTGCGCCGCCGCCCTCAAGGCCACCTGGAACGAGGCCGCAGGGCGCCGGATTTTCGTCAGCGGCAACCTCGAGCTGGCCAAGGCGCCGCAGAACATTTCCGCCGCCTACGCCGCCAGCCGGCGCACCATTGTCACGCCGCCGGCCCGCACCGCGTCGGCCGCGTTCGCCTACACGGATTTCGGCAAGCCCGGCAAGGTGGGCGACACCAAGGCCGTGGACGACCTCGGTGCCACGCTCGTCGAGTTCAAGAACGGCGTGCGTCTCAACCTCAAGCCCACCGACTTCGAGGCCGGCCGCATCCGGGTCTCCGTCCGCATCGGCGGCGGCATGCTCACGCTGCCACCCGGCCAGCGCGGCCTCGCCCTTCTCGCCAATGTCGCCTTCACCACCGGCGGCCTCGGCAAGCACAGCGTCGACGACTTGCAGCGCCTCCTCGCCGGCAAGACCGTCGGGCTCGGCTTCGGCGCCCAGACCGACGCCTTCACCTTCACCGGCACCACCAACCGCGACGACCTCCTGCTGCAACTCCAGCTCTTCTGCGCCTACCTCACCGACCCGGGCTACCGGCCCGAGTCCCTGCGTCAGGTGCACAAGGCCGCCGACCAGATTTACACCCGGCTCGCCCACACGCCCGACGGCCCGCTGGAGCTCGAGGTCGCCAACCTCCTCGCCGGCGGCGACCCCCGCTTCGGCCTGCCCCCGAAGGAAGTTCTCCTGGCCCGCACGCTCGACGAGCTGAAAGCCTGGCTCACGCCGCAGTTCGCCAAGGGCCCCATCGAGATCGCCATCGTCGGCGACTTCGATCCCGCCGCCACCCTCACCGCCGTGGCGCAGACCTTCGGCGCGCTGGCCAAACGCCAGAAAAAGCCCGGCTACGACGACGCCCGCCAGGTCGCCAAGCTCGCCGCGCCCGTCGCCAAGGCCTACACCGTCGAGTCCGAGATTCCCAAGGCCCTCGTCCGCCTCTACTGGCCCGCCACCGACAACCGCGACGTCAAGCTCGCCCGCCGCCTGCGGCTGCTGGCCGACGTGTTCGCCGACCGCCTTCGGGTGAAGATCCGCGAGGAGATGGGCAGCACCTACAGCCCCGGCACCGCCACCGACCTCAGCGAGACCTACCCCGGCTACGGCTACCTCATCGCCGAGGCCACCGTGGCTCCCGACGACACCCGCCGCATCGCCGACGCCATCAAGGCCGTGGCTGCCGCCCTGCACGACGGCGGCGTCACCAATGAGGAACTCGTCCGCGCCAAGCAGCCGGTGCTCACCGCCCTGCGCGAGAGCGCCCGCACCAACGGCTACTGGCTGGGCACCGTCCTCGCCGCCGCGCAGGAATTTCCCGAACACCTCGAGTGGAGCCGCAGCCGTTACAGTGACAATGAGAGCGTGACCGTGGAGGAACTGAGCGCCCTGGCGAAAGAGTATCTCGATCCGGCCCGCGCCTCCGAGTTCATCGTCACGCCCGTCCCGCCGAAACCAGTCGGGCCGTGA
- a CDS encoding exosortase/archaeosortase family protein: protein MTDQPQALSKPPAPFLAALGLSTGFMAFVAWDQSHWWSRKEDYSFGWLVPLFTAYVVYDRWPQLLGRLRAAESGPASARWVQWALNAAAGLGLLGGALFFLLGAFYRAGAGTSQPGTFALTLGMVAIVLPLIYFNAPNGGPASLRAGSQGREPSNGNGFMALFADGRYRVAALFIFPVLVWLVSAPLVSAVESQVSLFLLRKVVTVVAFVFDMLGFPLEQQGNVLMLPKGPVGVADACSGIRSLTACLFAGSFLGATFFEQPWKKVTLVVASMIFAFLMNLARSLFLTGWAYAYGPGAINGTVHDAAGYAVLGLTCVGLLLLVPLLNLKLERATP from the coding sequence GTGACCGACCAGCCCCAAGCCCTCTCGAAACCACCCGCACCGTTCCTCGCTGCGCTCGGACTGTCGACGGGCTTCATGGCCTTCGTCGCGTGGGACCAGTCGCACTGGTGGAGCCGGAAGGAGGACTATTCGTTCGGCTGGCTCGTGCCGCTGTTCACCGCCTATGTCGTCTATGACCGCTGGCCGCAGCTGCTCGGGCGCCTGCGCGCGGCGGAGTCCGGGCCGGCCAGTGCGCGCTGGGTGCAATGGGCGCTCAACGCGGCGGCGGGCCTCGGGCTGCTCGGGGGGGCGTTGTTTTTCCTGCTCGGGGCCTTTTACCGCGCCGGCGCGGGCACGTCGCAGCCCGGCACCTTTGCGCTGACGCTCGGCATGGTGGCGATCGTGCTGCCGCTGATTTATTTCAATGCGCCGAATGGAGGGCCCGCGTCTCTGCGGGCCGGCTCGCAGGGACGCGAGCCCTCCAATGGCAATGGTTTCATGGCCCTCTTCGCCGACGGCCGCTACCGCGTGGCGGCGCTGTTCATCTTTCCCGTGCTGGTCTGGCTGGTCTCAGCGCCGCTGGTCTCGGCCGTCGAGTCGCAGGTCAGCCTCTTCCTGTTGCGGAAGGTGGTGACGGTGGTGGCCTTCGTGTTCGACATGCTCGGCTTCCCGCTCGAGCAGCAGGGCAACGTGCTGATGCTGCCGAAGGGGCCGGTCGGCGTGGCCGACGCCTGCTCGGGCATCCGGTCGCTGACGGCGTGCCTCTTCGCCGGGTCGTTCCTCGGCGCGACGTTTTTCGAGCAGCCGTGGAAGAAGGTCACGCTGGTGGTGGCGTCGATGATCTTCGCCTTCCTGATGAACCTGGCGCGCAGCCTGTTCCTCACCGGCTGGGCCTACGCCTACGGCCCCGGGGCCATCAACGGCACGGTGCACGATGCCGCGGGCTACGCCGTGCTGGGGCTCACGTGTGTCGGGCTGCTGCTGCTTGTGCCGCTGCTGAACCTGAAGTTGGAGCGCGCGACACCCTGA
- a CDS encoding HIT domain-containing protein, producing MDHLHAYWRMEYIEAPRLPEGANVFAELPKLGDDATAFIIHRSPLSYLILNRYPYNPGHLLAVPFRAASDIAELTAAERADLMDEIILGKEILRAAINPNGFNVGFNLGAAAGGSIPHLHAHIVPRWNGDTNFMPVIGQTRVLPQSLAAMYARLKEVAESLKL from the coding sequence ATGGACCACCTGCACGCCTACTGGCGGATGGAATACATCGAGGCGCCCCGCCTCCCCGAGGGCGCGAACGTCTTCGCGGAGCTGCCCAAGCTGGGGGACGACGCCACGGCGTTCATCATCCACCGCAGCCCGCTGTCCTACCTCATCCTCAACCGCTATCCCTACAACCCGGGCCACCTGCTCGCCGTGCCCTTCCGCGCCGCTTCGGACATCGCCGAACTCACCGCGGCCGAACGCGCCGACCTGATGGACGAGATAATCCTCGGCAAGGAGATCCTCCGCGCCGCCATCAATCCCAACGGCTTCAACGTCGGTTTCAACCTCGGCGCCGCCGCCGGCGGCAGCATCCCGCACCTCCACGCCCACATTGTGCCGCGCTGGAACGGCGACACGAACTTCATGCCCGTCATCGGCCAGACCCGTGTGCTCCCGCAGTCCCTCGCCGCGATGTATGCCCGGCTCAAGGAAGTGGCTGAAAGCCTTAAGCTCTAA
- a CDS encoding PhoH family protein: protein MPDSKTLQYPNARHLNQLYGGNEDNLTRVEKALGCRLTTRDDWLKVEGPAEAVTRTAEFFALLNSGKTQGLAVRTPDFVRLLDLYAKDGGASLRALVNEPLVIATQRKSVVPKTLGQKLYLQAIQKNPIVFGIGPAGTGKTYLAMAAAISALLKNQVQRIVLTRPAVEAGEALGFLPGDLREKILPYLRPLYDALHDMLDPEDVATLSEKGVIEIAPLAYMRGRTLANAYIILDEAQNTSHEQMMMFLTRLGDDSRMIITGDITQIDLPRNKTSGLVQAPRVLRNIPGIEFHHFTASDVVRHPLVQKIIDAYEQARSAEPIGPG, encoded by the coding sequence GTGCCCGACTCCAAGACGCTCCAATACCCGAACGCCCGCCACCTCAACCAACTCTATGGCGGCAACGAGGACAATCTCACCCGCGTGGAAAAGGCGCTCGGCTGCCGGCTTACCACCCGTGACGACTGGCTGAAGGTCGAGGGCCCCGCCGAGGCCGTCACGCGCACCGCGGAATTCTTCGCCCTGCTGAACTCCGGCAAGACCCAGGGCCTGGCCGTGCGCACGCCCGACTTCGTCCGGCTGCTCGACCTCTACGCCAAGGACGGCGGCGCCAGCCTGCGCGCGCTGGTCAACGAGCCGCTCGTCATCGCCACCCAGCGCAAGAGCGTCGTCCCGAAAACCCTCGGCCAGAAACTCTACCTGCAGGCTATCCAGAAGAACCCGATCGTCTTCGGCATCGGCCCCGCCGGCACGGGCAAGACCTACCTCGCCATGGCCGCGGCCATCTCCGCCCTCCTGAAGAACCAGGTGCAGCGCATCGTGCTCACCCGCCCGGCCGTCGAGGCCGGCGAGGCGCTCGGCTTCCTGCCGGGCGACCTGCGCGAGAAGATCCTTCCCTACCTCCGCCCGCTCTACGACGCGCTCCACGACATGCTCGACCCCGAGGACGTCGCGACGCTGTCGGAAAAGGGCGTCATCGAGATCGCCCCGCTCGCCTACATGCGCGGCCGCACCCTGGCCAACGCCTACATCATTCTCGACGAGGCGCAGAACACCTCGCACGAGCAGATGATGATGTTTCTCACCCGTCTGGGCGACGACTCGCGCATGATCATCACCGGCGACATCACGCAGATCGACCTGCCGCGTAACAAGACCTCCGGCCTCGTCCAGGCCCCGCGCGTGCTGCGCAACATCCCGGGCATCGAGTTCCACCACTTCACCGCCAGCGACGTCGTGCGCCACCCGCTCGTGCAGAAGATCATCGACGCCTACGAGCAGGCCCGGTCGGCCGAGCCCATCGGGCCGGGTTGA
- a CDS encoding deoxyhypusine synthase family protein, producing the protein MIKAKRLKKLPEHVNAALAKKKGPVSKFIALNYRHFNAAALLDTAKGYETHLQAGGKMLVTLAGAMSTAELGITLAEMIRQDKVHAIVCTGANLEEDIFNLVAHDYYERVPHYRHLTADDEQDLVDRHMNRVTDTCIPEGEAMRRIEAAVAEEWLAADQSGQRFFPHEFMYKILRGGKLKKYYQIDPKNSWMLAACEKNLPIIVPGWEDATLGNMYAGRVVTGEIKNVHTVRTGIEYMTWLAAWYTKTAKRLRNGEGSIGFFQIGGGIAGDFPICVVPMLHQDLGRTGVPLWGYFAQISDSTTSYGSYSGAVPNEKITWGKLGAKTPKFIVESDATIVAPLIFAWVLGQ; encoded by the coding sequence ATGATCAAAGCCAAACGCCTCAAGAAACTGCCCGAACACGTCAATGCCGCCCTGGCGAAAAAGAAGGGGCCGGTTTCCAAGTTCATCGCGCTGAATTACCGCCATTTCAACGCCGCGGCGCTGCTCGACACGGCCAAGGGCTACGAGACCCACCTGCAGGCCGGCGGCAAGATGCTCGTGACCCTCGCCGGCGCGATGTCCACCGCCGAGCTCGGCATCACCCTCGCCGAGATGATCCGGCAGGACAAGGTTCACGCCATCGTCTGCACCGGCGCCAACCTCGAGGAGGACATCTTCAACCTCGTCGCCCACGACTACTACGAGCGCGTGCCGCACTACCGCCACCTCACCGCCGACGACGAGCAGGATCTCGTCGACCGCCACATGAACCGCGTGACCGATACCTGCATCCCCGAGGGCGAGGCCATGCGCCGCATCGAGGCCGCCGTGGCCGAGGAGTGGCTCGCCGCCGACCAGTCGGGCCAGCGCTTCTTCCCGCACGAGTTCATGTATAAGATCCTGCGCGGCGGGAAACTGAAGAAATATTACCAGATCGACCCGAAGAACTCGTGGATGCTCGCCGCCTGCGAAAAGAACCTCCCCATCATCGTCCCCGGCTGGGAGGACGCCACGCTCGGCAACATGTATGCCGGTCGCGTCGTGACCGGTGAGATCAAGAACGTCCACACGGTCCGCACCGGCATCGAATACATGACCTGGCTGGCCGCCTGGTATACCAAGACGGCGAAACGGCTTCGCAACGGCGAGGGCTCGATCGGGTTCTTCCAGATCGGCGGCGGCATCGCGGGCGATTTCCCGATCTGCGTCGTGCCCATGCTGCATCAGGACCTCGGCCGCACCGGCGTGCCGCTCTGGGGCTACTTCGCCCAGATCAGCGACTCGACCACCAGCTACGGCAGCTATTCCGGCGCCGTGCCGAACGAGAAGATCACCTGGGGCAAGCTCGGCGCCAAGACGCCGAAGTTCATCGTCGAGAGCGACGCGACCATCGTGGCGCCGCTGATCTTTGCGTGGGTCCTCGGCCAGTAA